One window of the Nicotiana tabacum cultivar K326 chromosome 4, ASM71507v2, whole genome shotgun sequence genome contains the following:
- the LOC107791996 gene encoding putative polygalacturonase At3g15720 isoform X2 has protein sequence MFQLQLLLSLLTLSFSTQSYSSTSGLSILPSKPNSLSISVTKFGAAGDGIHYDTVPIQKAINACSEAVSKNRRQCHVIFPSGKYLTATIFLKTGVLLDIHRNATILGGPRLEDYPKERNRWYVVLAEDAADVGITGGGEINGQGLKFVQRFDEKKNVMVSWNHTGACLGDECRPRLVGFIGCRNIEISDVRLIEPALWCLHLVRSDNTSISDVTIYGDFNSPNNDGIDIEDSNNTVITRCNINTGDDAICPKSSTGPVHNLTATNCWIRTKSSAIKLGSASFYTFKNFLFDNITIFESHRGLALQIRDGGNVSDITFSNINISTRYYHPSWWGRAEPIYVTTCPRDATSKAGSISNLLFVNITSTSENGIFLSGSGGGVLSNLKFINMNLTYKRWTKYPDGWVDYRPGCQELVKHQTAGVMMEHIDGLVFENVVMKWSNDESMRWNNPLDFRPSTVNNISMLNFYSRSYQQ, from the exons ATGTTTCAACTTCAATTACTCCTCTCACTACTCACTTTATCTTTCAGTACCCAGTCATATTCTTCCACGTCAGGACTCTCCATCCTCCCATCAAAACCCAACTCCCTATCCATCTCCGTCACCAAATTCGGCGCCGCCGGCGACGGCATACACTACGACACCGTTCCAATCCAGAAAGCCATAAACGCATGCTCAGAAGCCGTTTCCAAAAACCGGCGTCAATGCCACGTTATCTTCCCGTCGGGGAAGTACTTAACGGCGACTATATTCCTGAAAACCGGCGTCTTACTGGATATTCACCGGAATGCGACAATTTTAGGAGGACCGAGATTAGAGGATTACCCGAAGGAGCGGAACAGGTGGTATGTAGTGCTGGCGGAGGATGCGGCGGATGTAGGGATTACCGGAGGTGGAGAAATCAACGGACAGGGATTGAAGTTTGTGCAGAGATTTGATGAGAAGAAAAATGTAATGGTGAGCTGGAACCACACCGGAGCTTGCCTTGGGGATGAGTGCAGGCCGAGGTTGGTAGGGTTCATAGGCTGCCGGAATATCGAAATCTCCGATGTCAGACTCATCGAGCCTGCTCTTTGGTG TTTGCATCTTGTACGAAGCGATAACACGTCAATCAGTGATGTAACAATATATGGGGACTTCAATTCACCTAATAACGATGGTATAGACATAGAGGACTCTAACAATACGGTCATCACCAGATGCAACATAAACACAGGAGATGATGCTATCTGTCCAAAGTCATCAACTGGACCTGTCCACAACCTCACAGCAACAAACTGCTGGATTCGAACAAAATCTTCTGCCATCAAACTTGGAAGCGCTAGCTTTTACACGTTCAAGAATTTCTTATTTGACAACATTACAATTTTTGAATCTCATAGAGGCCTCGCTCTGCAAATTCGTGATGGAG GAAATGTTAGCGACATCACCTTCTCAAACATAAACATCAGCACAAGATATTACCACCCATCATGGTGGGGAAGAGCAGAGCCTATTTATGTGACAACCTGTCCAAGAGATGCAACTTCAAAAGCGGGTTCAATCTCCAATTTGCTATTTGTTAATATCACATCAACTTCTGAAAACGGCATCTTCTTATCGGGTTCAGGAGGTGGAGTCCTGAGCAATCTGAAGTTCATAAACATGAACCTAACATACAAGAGATGGACAAAATATCCAGATGGTTGGGTGGATTACAGGCCAGGATGCCAAGAACTTGTAAAACACCAAACTGCTGGAGTCATGATGGAGCATATCGATGGTTTGGTTTTCGAAAATGTAGTCATGAAATGGTCTAATGATGAATCGATGAGGTGGAATAATCCTTTGGATTTCAGGCCATCGACTGTAAATAACATTTCTATGCTCAATTTCTACTCCAGATCTTACCAACAATGA
- the LOC107791996 gene encoding exopolygalacturonase isoform X1 has product MFQVQLLLSLLTLSFTTQSYTYTSQLSILQSNPNPLSISVTKFGAAGDGIHYDTVPIQKAINACSAAVSKHRRQCHVIFPPGNYLTATVFLKSGVVLDIHKKATILGGPKLEDYPKEQSKWYVVLAEDAADVGITGGGEINGQGLKFVQRFDKKKNVMVSWNHTGACLGDECRPRLVGFIGCRNIEISDVRLIEPAYWCLHLVRSDNTSISDVTIYGDFNSPNNDGIDIEDSNNTVITRCNINTGDDAICPKSSTGPVHNLTATNCWIRTKSSAIKLGSASFYTFKNFLFDNITIFESHRGLALQIRDGGNVSDITFSNINISTRYYHPSWWGRAEPIYVTTCPRDATSKAGSISNLLFVNITSTSENGIFLSGSGGGVLSNLKFINMNLTYKRWTKYPDGWVDYRPGCQELVKHQTAGVMMEHIDGLVFENVVMKWSNDESMRWNNPLDFRPSTVNNISMLNFYSRSYQQ; this is encoded by the exons ATGTTTCAGGTTCAATTACTCCTCTCACTTCTCACTTTATCTTTCACTACCCAATCATACACTTACACGTCACAACTCTCCATCCTCCAATCAAACCCCAACCCCCTATCCATCTCCGTCACCAAATTCGGCGCCGCCGGCGACGGCATACACTATGACACCGTTCCAATCCAGAAAGCCATAAACGCATGCTCAGCCGCGGTTTCCAAACACCGTCGTCAATGCCACGTCATCTTCCCACCGGGAAATTACTTAACGGCCACAGTATTCCTGAAATCCGGCGTCGTATTGGATATACATAAGAAGGCGACGATTTTGGGAGGGCCGAAGTTGGAGGATTATCCGAAGGAGCAGAGCAAGTGGTACGTAGTACTGGCGGAGGATGCGGCGGATGTAGGGATCACCGGAGGTGGAGAAATCAACGGACAGGGATTGAAGTTTGTGCAGAGATTTGATAAGAAGAAAAATGTGATGGTGAGCTGGAATCACACCGGAGCTTGCCTTGGGGATGAGTGCAGGCCGAGGTTGGTAGGGTTCATCGGCTGCCGGAATATTGAAATCTCCGATGTCAGACTCATCGAACCTGCTTATTGGTG TTTGCATCTTGTACGAAGCGATAACACGTCAATCAGTGATGTAACAATATATGGGGACTTCAATTCACCTAATAACGATGGTATAGACATAGAGGACTCTAACAATACGGTCATCACCAGATGCAACATAAACACAGGAGATGATGCTATCTGTCCAAAGTCATCAACTGGACCTGTCCACAACCTCACAGCAACAAACTGCTGGATTCGAACAAAATCTTCTGCCATCAAACTTGGAAGCGCTAGCTTTTACACGTTCAAGAATTTCTTATTTGACAACATTACAATTTTTGAATCTCATAGAGGCCTCGCTCTGCAAATTCGTGATGGAG GAAATGTTAGCGACATCACCTTCTCAAACATAAACATCAGCACAAGATATTACCACCCATCATGGTGGGGAAGAGCAGAGCCTATTTATGTGACAACCTGTCCAAGAGATGCAACTTCAAAAGCGGGTTCAATCTCCAATTTGCTATTTGTTAATATCACATCAACTTCTGAAAACGGCATCTTCTTATCGGGTTCAGGAGGTGGAGTCCTGAGCAATCTGAAGTTCATAAACATGAACCTAACATACAAGAGATGGACAAAATATCCAGATGGTTGGGTGGATTACAGGCCAGGATGCCAAGAACTTGTAAAACACCAAACTGCTGGAGTCATGATGGAGCATATCGATGGTTTGGTTTTCGAAAATGTAGTCATGAAATGGTCTAATGATGAATCGATGAGGTGGAATAATCCTTTGGATTTCAGGCCATCGACTGTAAATAACATTTCTATGCTCAATTTCTACTCCAGATCTTACCAACAATGA
- the LOC107791993 gene encoding putative pentatricopeptide repeat-containing protein At3g13770, mitochondrial, with protein MAPTFPKNMVRKTTLFFCTMKHVFSSIMKKSSFYHQTPTFFCSCPSSTSTLVALSSDGLLSEALFEMAKRGLEVKFKEYDTLLNQCINQRAIREGQRVHTHMIKTHYQPPVYLRTRLIVFYIKCELLDDARWVFDEMPERNVVSWTALISGYSQKGYVSEALHLFVQMLRSGTEPNEFTFATVLTSCIGAVGFHFGRQVHCLVVKSPFELHIYVGSSLLDMYAKAGKVHDARDVFERLPERDVVSCTAIISGYAQQGLDEEALELFRKLQAEGMSSNYVTYASVLTALSGLAAVELGRQLHAHIIRLELPFYAVLQNSLVDMYSKCGNLAYSRRVFNQMSEKTVSSWNAMLVGYSKHGMGKEVVELFEMMREENKIKPDGITLLAVLSGCSHGGMEDKGVQIFNEISIGKDRVEVNIEHYGCVVDLLSRAGQVERAFQFIREMPFPPTAAILGSLLGACWAHLCVDIGEIVAKQLLKIEPENSGTYVILSNLYASAGRWEDARSVREMINERAIVKESGKSWIGPDLIHETEKVIAKCSGISSKDQVMYLYS; from the exons ATGGCTCCTACCTTCCCCAAAAACATGGTGagaaaaacaactctatttttctGTACAATGAAGCATGTATTTTCATCCATAATGAAAAAGTCATCTTTTTACCACCAGACGCCAACTTTCTTCTGCTCATGTCCGTCAAGTACTTCAACTCTTGTAGCTCTAAGCTCCGATGGTCTCCTATCAGAAGCCTTATTTGAAATGGCCAAACGAGGCCTTGAAGTGAAATTCAAGGAATACGATACTCTGTTAAACCAATGTATAAACCAAAGGGCTATAAGAGAAGGCCAAAGGGTACATACCCACATGATCAAAACCCATTATCAACCTCCAGTCTACCTCAGAACAAGGCTGATCGTTTTCTACATAAAATGTGAGCTTTTAGATGATGCTAGGtgggtgtttgatgaaatgcctgAGAGAAATGTTGTTTCTTGGACTGCTCTTATTTCTGGGTATTCTCAGAAAGGGTATGTCTCTGAAGCTCTCCATCTTTTTGTTCAGATGTTGAGATCAG GTACTGAGCCAAATGAGTTTACATTTGCAACCGTGCTTACATCATGTATTGGTGCCGTTGGGTTTCATTTTGGGAGACAAGTCCATTGTCTTGTGGTCAAGAGCCCTTTTGAATTGCATATATATGTGGGAAGCTCACTCCTTGATATGTATGCCAAAGCTGGCAAAGTCCATGATGCTCGAGATGTTTTTGAACGCCTGCCAGAAAGAGATGTTGTCTCTTGTACTGCTATAATCTCAGGCTACGCTCAACAGGGACTAGATGAAGAGGCACTAGAGCTTTTCCGCAAGTTACAAGCAGAGGGAATGTCTTCCAACTatgttacatatgctagtgtattAACGGCCTTATCTGGACTTGCTGCAGTGGAACTAGGTAGACAATTGCATGCCCATATTATTCGATTGGAACTACCCTTCTACGCGGTGCTTCAGAATTCTCTCGTTGATATGTACTCGAAGTGTGGAAACCTCGCTTATTCAAGGAGGGTATTCAATCAAATGTCTGAAAAAACTGTGAGCTCCTGGAATGCCATGCTTGTTGGTTACAGTAAACATGGGATGGGAAAAGAGGTAGTTGAGCTCTTTGAAATGATGAGAGAAGAAAACAAGATCAAGCCTGATGGCATCACTCTTTTGGCTGTGTTATCTGGTTGCAGCCACGGAGGAATGGAGGATAAAGGTGTACAGATTTTCAATGAAATAAGTATTGGCAAAGACAGGGTCGAGGTTAACATTGAGCACTATGGTTGTGTGGTTGATTTGCTAAGTCGAGCTGGCCAAGTAGAAAGGGCCTTTCAATTCATCAGAGAGATGCCTTTTCCACCAACTGCTGCAATTCTGGGTTCACTTTTAGGTGCTTGCTGGGCTCACCTGTGTGTTGATATTGGTGAAATTGTAGCCAAACAACTTTTAAAGATAGAGCCAGAAAATTCtggaacttatgtgatcctttcGAACTTGTATGCATCGGCAGGAAGGTGGGAAGATGCAAGAAGTGTAAGAGAGATGATAAACGAACGGGCCATTGTAAAGGAATCCGGAAAAAGCTGGATTGGTCCTGATCTTATCCATGAAACAGAGAAGGTTATAGCAAAATGTAGTGGAATTAGCAGTAAGGATCAGGTAATGTACTTATATTCCTGA